A DNA window from Micromonospora sp. NBC_01739 contains the following coding sequences:
- a CDS encoding copper resistance CopC/CopD family protein, translating into MTAAPRRRFARLTAAAGLLVTVVALLLAPASPAAAHAVLSSSSPAASSVVPNAPTEVVLTFSEPVRKVPDKIRVIAPDGSRVDRGEPTFADSLVSIPVDTSGGNGTYLVTYRVISADSHPVSGAFTYSVGAPSEPPVDSGDDSRADPVVSNAVKVSKFVGYAGLLLLVGASLVLAVLWPRRLPRTGPTRLAWTGLGLVALATVATTLLQVPYTNGGGPFDITGAGLGLVLGSTFGAAHLVRLGLLAAAAVLLRPLFAGSAGRTDLIILGVLGGAALLTWPLSGHPAASPAPAVSVLVDAVHLGSMAVWLGGLVMLVVFLLPRADERELGAILPIWSRWAALAVSALLLAGIVQALIEVATPAALVNTTYGRLVLAKVGLFALVIGVAAYSRHLVRKRIAASRPAPMRRAVWVELAVTAVVLAVTSVLVQTPPARTAGADVAGAESGYFTTTVKSSLFSMQIEMAPAQRGNNSVHFYAYTLDNQPLPIEEWKATVALPSAGIEAIDVPLLPLTDNHATGEINLPSAGEWELRVTARTTEIDQATVTATVEIR; encoded by the coding sequence ATGACTGCCGCCCCTCGCCGCCGATTCGCGCGGCTGACCGCCGCCGCCGGTCTGCTGGTGACCGTCGTCGCGCTGCTGCTCGCCCCGGCGAGCCCGGCCGCGGCGCACGCCGTGCTCTCCAGTTCCAGTCCCGCCGCCTCCTCCGTGGTGCCGAACGCACCGACCGAGGTGGTACTCACCTTCAGCGAGCCGGTCCGCAAGGTGCCGGACAAGATCCGAGTGATCGCCCCGGACGGCTCACGGGTCGACCGGGGTGAACCCACCTTCGCCGACAGCCTGGTGAGCATCCCGGTCGACACCTCCGGTGGCAACGGCACCTACCTGGTCACCTACCGGGTGATCTCCGCCGACAGCCACCCGGTCTCCGGGGCGTTCACCTACTCCGTCGGCGCCCCCTCCGAGCCGCCGGTGGACTCCGGCGACGACAGCCGGGCCGACCCGGTGGTCAGCAACGCGGTCAAGGTCAGCAAGTTCGTCGGGTACGCCGGACTGCTGCTCCTGGTCGGCGCGAGCCTGGTGCTGGCCGTGCTCTGGCCGCGTCGCCTGCCCCGCACCGGCCCGACCCGGCTGGCCTGGACCGGTCTGGGACTGGTCGCCCTGGCCACGGTCGCGACGACCCTGTTGCAGGTGCCCTACACCAACGGTGGTGGCCCCTTCGACATCACCGGGGCCGGCCTGGGCCTGGTCCTGGGCAGCACCTTCGGCGCCGCCCACCTGGTCCGGCTGGGGCTGCTGGCCGCCGCAGCCGTGCTGCTGCGGCCCCTGTTCGCCGGGTCGGCGGGCCGTACCGACCTGATCATCCTGGGTGTGCTCGGCGGGGCGGCACTGCTCACCTGGCCGTTGTCCGGGCACCCGGCGGCCTCCCCCGCCCCGGCCGTGTCGGTGCTCGTCGACGCGGTGCACCTGGGCAGCATGGCCGTCTGGCTGGGCGGCCTGGTGATGCTCGTGGTGTTCCTGCTGCCCCGGGCCGACGAGCGGGAGTTGGGGGCGATCCTGCCGATCTGGTCGCGGTGGGCGGCCCTGGCGGTCTCCGCGCTGCTGCTCGCCGGCATCGTCCAGGCCCTGATCGAGGTGGCCACCCCGGCGGCCCTGGTGAACACCACCTACGGCCGGCTGGTGCTGGCCAAGGTCGGGTTGTTCGCGCTGGTGATCGGGGTGGCCGCGTACTCACGGCACCTGGTCCGCAAGCGGATCGCGGCCAGCCGACCGGCACCGATGCGCCGGGCGGTCTGGGTCGAGTTGGCCGTCACCGCGGTCGTGCTGGCGGTGACCTCGGTGCTGGTGCAGACCCCGCCGGCCCGTACCGCCGGGGCCGATGTGGCCGGGGCCGAGAGCGGCTACTTCACCACCACGGTGAAGAGCAGCCTGTTCTCCATGCAGATCGAGATGGCCCCCGCCCAGCGGGGCAACAACTCGGTCCACTTCTACGCCTACACCCTGGACAACCAGCCGCTTCCGATCGAGGAGTGGAAGGCCACGGTCGCGTTGCCGTCGGCCGGCATCGAGGCGATCGACGTACCCCTGCTGCCGTTGACCGACAACCACGCCACCGGTGAGATCAACCTGCCGTCGGCGGGGGAGTGGGAACTGCGGGTGACCGCTCGTACCACCGAGATCGACCAGGCCACGGTGACCGCCACCGTGGAAATCCGTTAG
- a CDS encoding energy-coupling factor ABC transporter permease produces MENLAMHISNGIIDGPVAAIFAVIALAALALAVRRARQDLDDRLAPMAGLVAAFIFAVQMLNFPIFTAGVSGHLLGGALAAMLVGPWVGALCIAVVLVVQALVFGDGGVAMLGLSITNMGVIAVGVAYLLIALLLRVLPRTPAGLAVSAFVAALVSVVVAAMGFVLQYWLGGTADLGGNLAGLAGTMAVSHLFIGIGEGLITAATVVTVAKVRPDLVYALRALKPVAPAAVAPLGGVR; encoded by the coding sequence GTGGAAAACCTGGCCATGCACATCTCCAACGGCATCATCGACGGTCCGGTCGCCGCGATCTTCGCGGTGATCGCTCTGGCGGCTCTGGCACTAGCCGTCCGCCGGGCACGGCAGGACCTGGACGACCGACTCGCCCCGATGGCCGGCCTGGTCGCCGCCTTCATCTTCGCCGTGCAGATGCTCAACTTCCCGATCTTCACCGCCGGAGTCAGTGGCCACCTGCTCGGTGGGGCCCTCGCCGCCATGCTGGTCGGCCCCTGGGTCGGCGCGCTGTGCATCGCGGTGGTGCTGGTGGTGCAGGCCCTGGTCTTCGGCGACGGTGGGGTGGCCATGCTCGGGCTCAGCATCACCAACATGGGTGTGATCGCGGTCGGGGTGGCGTACCTGCTGATCGCGTTGCTGCTGCGGGTGCTGCCGCGTACCCCGGCCGGGTTGGCCGTCAGCGCGTTCGTCGCCGCGCTGGTCAGCGTGGTGGTCGCGGCGATGGGCTTCGTGTTGCAGTACTGGCTGGGCGGCACCGCCGACCTCGGCGGCAACCTGGCCGGGCTGGCCGGGACGATGGCGGTGTCCCACCTGTTCATCGGTATCGGCGAGGGCCTGATCACGGCCGCCACGGTGGTCACCGTGGCTAAGGTCAGACCCGATCTGGTGTACGCGCTACGCGCCCTCAAGCCGGTCGCCCCGGCGGCCGTCGCCCCCCTCGGGGGTGTCCGGTGA
- the orn gene encoding oligoribonuclease — MPVADLLVWIDCEMTGLDLGSDKLIEVAALVTDPDLNVLGDGVDVVIHADEEALAAMPEIVRTMHAKSGLTEEVRRSTVTLAEAEDMVLDYISRYVKDPRTAPLCGNSIATDRGFIARDMQRLDAHLHYRMIDVSSIKELCRRWYPRVYFGQPQKGLAHRALADIRESIRELEYYRRTIFVPLPGPDVDTAKGIAAGL, encoded by the coding sequence GTGCCGGTGGCTGATCTTCTCGTCTGGATTGACTGTGAGATGACCGGGCTGGACCTCGGCAGCGACAAGCTGATCGAGGTCGCCGCGTTGGTCACCGATCCCGATCTCAACGTGCTCGGTGACGGGGTGGACGTGGTGATCCACGCCGACGAGGAGGCGCTGGCGGCGATGCCGGAGATCGTCCGGACGATGCACGCCAAGTCCGGGCTCACCGAGGAGGTACGCCGCTCCACGGTGACCCTGGCCGAGGCGGAGGACATGGTGCTCGACTACATCAGCCGGTACGTCAAGGATCCGCGTACCGCGCCGCTGTGCGGCAACTCGATCGCCACCGACCGGGGCTTCATCGCCCGGGACATGCAGCGCCTCGACGCCCACCTGCACTACCGCATGATCGATGTGTCCTCGATCAAGGAGCTGTGCCGGCGCTGGTATCCCCGGGTGTACTTCGGTCAGCCGCAGAAGGGCCTGGCCCACCGGGCCCTGGCCGACATCCGGGAGAGCATCCGGGAGTTGGAGTACTACCGGCGGACCATCTTCGTGCCGCTGCCCGGCCCGGACGTGGACACCGCCAAGGGCATCGCGGCCGGCCTCTGA
- a CDS encoding MOSC domain-containing protein, producing MRINEINTYPVKGCRGLNHSEAEVRPWGLDGDRRWMLVDPEGVGITQRETTALVRVHAHPETGGLWLRAADRPDLWVPQPSEVTPVQVRTFRRRALRVAALPAGPAADTWLSQLLDRPVRLVWLAEPARHIEAGRKKHDPGDQVSFADAYPVLLTSTASLAALGDWLTEAGADPVPMSRFRPNLVIEGAPAWAEDDWEGRSMRIGGVAFRAAGPSARCLVTTTDQQTGVRGREPLRTLARHRNVDRQLLFGLNLVPLESGRVRLGDPVLAFA from the coding sequence GTGCGGATCAACGAGATCAACACCTATCCGGTCAAGGGCTGTCGCGGCCTCAACCACTCCGAGGCCGAGGTACGACCCTGGGGGCTGGACGGCGACCGGCGGTGGATGCTCGTCGACCCCGAGGGGGTGGGGATCACCCAGCGGGAGACGACCGCCCTGGTCCGGGTACACGCCCACCCCGAGACCGGTGGCCTGTGGCTACGCGCCGCCGACCGACCCGACCTGTGGGTACCGCAACCGTCCGAGGTCACCCCGGTGCAGGTGCGTACCTTCCGGCGCCGGGCACTGCGGGTAGCGGCCCTGCCCGCCGGTCCGGCTGCGGACACCTGGCTCAGTCAGTTGCTCGACCGGCCGGTGCGCCTGGTCTGGCTGGCCGAGCCGGCTCGGCACATCGAGGCGGGCCGCAAAAAGCACGACCCGGGCGATCAGGTCAGCTTCGCCGACGCGTACCCCGTCCTGCTGACCAGCACCGCCTCCCTGGCCGCCCTCGGCGACTGGCTGACCGAGGCCGGTGCGGACCCGGTCCCGATGAGCCGGTTTCGGCCCAACCTGGTCATCGAGGGGGCACCCGCCTGGGCCGAGGACGACTGGGAAGGGCGCAGCATGCGCATCGGCGGGGTGGCCTTCCGGGCCGCCGGGCCCTCGGCCCGCTGCCTGGTCACCACCACGGACCAGCAGACCGGGGTACGCGGCCGGGAGCCGCTGCGCACCCTGGCCCGGCACCGCAATGTCGACCGGCAACTGCTGTTCGGGCTCAACCTCGTACCGCTGGAGTCCGGCCGGGTACGCCTGGGTGACCCCGTCTTAGCTTTCGCTTAG
- a CDS encoding PDGLE domain-containing protein: MKRLWGFLVGGLLVALLLAGVVSNFASPHPDGLDSSLREGCTFDAEGEITGGSCPAQQEKDHEIGGPLADYGIAGIDNDFLSTGLSGVLGVLLTFAVAGGVFWLARRRDAGPTPPADRSDPPALSQEAEQSGTSASSQG; this comes from the coding sequence GTGAAGCGCCTCTGGGGTTTCCTGGTCGGTGGTCTGCTGGTGGCCCTGCTGCTGGCCGGTGTGGTCAGCAACTTCGCCTCGCCCCATCCCGACGGGCTGGACTCCTCGCTACGCGAGGGCTGCACCTTCGACGCCGAAGGCGAGATCACCGGGGGCAGTTGCCCGGCCCAGCAGGAAAAGGACCATGAGATCGGCGGGCCCCTGGCCGACTACGGCATCGCCGGCATCGACAACGACTTCCTCTCCACCGGACTGTCCGGGGTGCTGGGTGTCCTGCTGACCTTCGCGGTGGCCGGCGGGGTGTTCTGGCTGGCCCGTCGGCGTGACGCGGGACCGACCCCACCAGCCGACCGCTCGGACCCGCCCGCACTCAGCCAGGAGGCCGAGCAGTCGGGCACATCCGCGTCGAGCCAGGGGTAG
- a CDS encoding DsbA family protein, translating into MSSRKGRKDAARVVREQLARERRRKRTLWTSIGAVSVLVIAGLIGWGVWSSQDSGEFTAPPGATQDGTGIAVGSGPVTIDVYEDYLCPACKQFEQTSGPTLEQLVSDGKARVVYHPVAFLNRFSSTEYSTRSSAAAGCAAEGGKFTEFSKALFDKQPPENGAQLSNDELIDIGAEVGLNRDSFGSCVRDGKYKPWTSHVSQEATKANVTGTPTVLVNGEQVREWTPENITAAVEAAGR; encoded by the coding sequence ATGAGTAGTCGCAAGGGGCGCAAAGACGCGGCCCGCGTGGTCCGGGAGCAGTTGGCCCGGGAACGGCGGCGCAAGCGGACCCTCTGGACCTCGATCGGCGCGGTGTCCGTGCTGGTGATCGCGGGTCTGATCGGCTGGGGTGTCTGGTCCAGCCAGGATTCCGGGGAGTTCACCGCCCCGCCGGGCGCGACCCAGGACGGCACCGGCATCGCGGTCGGCAGCGGGCCGGTGACGATCGACGTGTACGAGGACTACCTCTGCCCGGCCTGCAAGCAGTTCGAGCAGACCAGCGGCCCCACCCTGGAGCAACTGGTCAGCGACGGCAAGGCCCGGGTGGTGTACCACCCGGTGGCCTTCCTGAACCGTTTCTCCAGCACGGAGTACTCGACCCGGTCCTCGGCCGCCGCCGGCTGTGCCGCCGAGGGGGGCAAGTTCACCGAGTTCAGCAAGGCTTTGTTCGACAAGCAGCCGCCGGAGAACGGTGCGCAGCTGAGCAACGACGAGCTGATCGACATCGGGGCCGAGGTCGGCCTGAACCGCGACAGCTTCGGCAGTTGCGTGCGCGACGGCAAGTACAAGCCGTGGACCTCGCACGTCAGCCAGGAGGCGACCAAGGCCAACGTCACCGGCACCCCGACCGTCCTGGTCAACGGTGAGCAGGTGCGGGAGTGGACCCCGGAGAACATCACCGCCGCGGTGGAGGCGGCCGGGCGGTGA
- a CDS encoding YcnI family copper-binding membrane protein produces the protein MIRHRRTVGAVLALTLGTVATAVFGFAAPASAHVSISPSEAKQGGYGRFAFRVPNESDEASTTKLEIFLPENAPVGSVSTMPVPGWQVAVEKRRVDPPVQVHGAEISEVISKITWTADGAAAAIAPGTFQEFPISMGPLPDVDQMIFKALQTYSDGGVVRWIDEPQPGGEEPATPAPVLTLTAATDTPTGAPAESPAAEAPGTAAGATEDDDEDGNGLAVGLGVAGLVAGLAGLVLGGLAFARTGRAAGRSGEATPTS, from the coding sequence ATGATCCGTCACCGGCGTACCGTGGGTGCCGTCCTGGCCCTGACGCTCGGCACCGTGGCCACGGCCGTGTTCGGTTTCGCGGCTCCCGCGTCGGCGCACGTGTCGATCAGCCCCAGCGAGGCGAAGCAGGGCGGCTACGGCCGTTTCGCCTTCCGGGTGCCGAACGAGAGCGACGAGGCATCGACCACCAAGCTGGAGATCTTCCTGCCGGAGAACGCCCCGGTCGGTTCGGTGTCGACCATGCCGGTGCCGGGTTGGCAGGTGGCGGTGGAGAAGCGTCGGGTGGACCCGCCGGTGCAGGTGCACGGCGCCGAGATCTCCGAGGTGATCTCCAAGATCACCTGGACGGCGGACGGTGCCGCGGCGGCCATCGCCCCGGGCACCTTCCAGGAGTTCCCAATCTCCATGGGCCCGTTGCCCGACGTGGACCAGATGATCTTCAAGGCCCTCCAGACCTACTCCGACGGCGGCGTGGTGCGCTGGATCGACGAGCCGCAGCCCGGTGGTGAGGAGCCGGCCACCCCGGCCCCGGTGCTCACCCTGACCGCGGCCACCGACACCCCGACCGGGGCGCCGGCCGAATCACCCGCCGCCGAGGCACCCGGCACGGCCGCCGGGGCGACCGAGGACGACGACGAGGACGGCAACGGGCTGGCGGTCGGGCTGGGGGTCGCCGGGCTGGTGGCCGGGCTGGCCGGACTGGTGCTGGGCGGCCTGGCGTTCGCCCGTACCGGACGGGCCGCAGGCCGGAGCGGCGAGGCGACGCCCACCTCCTGA
- a CDS encoding sigma-70 family RNA polymerase sigma factor, producing MIPAPRDIAAAHPQAADDRGQDCPASADPATLAALAARDGDPAAQADFVRATQAEVWRFAAALVDPDSADDLTQETYLRAFRALPAFEGRSTARTWLLGIARRTCADHLRTVVRRRRLAQRLTADAYTDVPHPDPAGQFGAADLVRRLPTERRGAFVLTQLLGLSYAEAAAVEGVPVGTIRSRVARARSELVEAVGQAQAG from the coding sequence GTGATCCCCGCCCCGCGCGACATCGCCGCCGCTCACCCCCAAGCGGCCGACGACCGTGGTCAAGACTGCCCGGCATCGGCCGATCCCGCCACCCTCGCCGCCTTGGCCGCACGGGACGGCGACCCCGCCGCCCAGGCCGACTTCGTCCGGGCCACCCAGGCCGAGGTGTGGCGATTCGCGGCAGCCCTGGTCGATCCGGACAGCGCCGACGACCTGACCCAGGAGACCTATCTCCGGGCGTTTCGGGCCCTACCGGCCTTCGAGGGGCGTTCCACCGCCCGTACCTGGCTGCTCGGCATCGCCCGGCGGACCTGCGCCGACCATCTGCGTACGGTGGTCCGGCGCCGCCGGCTGGCCCAACGACTCACCGCGGACGCGTACACCGATGTGCCGCACCCCGACCCGGCCGGGCAGTTCGGCGCGGCCGACCTGGTCCGCCGGCTGCCGACCGAGCGGCGCGGCGCCTTCGTGCTCACCCAACTGCTGGGCCTGTCGTACGCGGAGGCCGCCGCCGTGGAGGGGGTGCCGGTGGGCACCATCCGGTCCCGGGTGGCCCGGGCGCGCAGCGAACTGGTCGAGGCCGTCGGACAGGCGCAAGCCGGATGA
- the bcp gene encoding thioredoxin-dependent thiol peroxidase — MTAPARLSPGDPAPEFTLPTDTGGEVTLADLRGRKVILYAYPAAMTPGCTKQACDFRDSLGSLQAAGYEVIGISPDKPEKLAKFRERDAITFPLVADTDKAVLTAYGAYGEKQSYGRTVTGVIRSTFVIDENGKIERALYNVKATGHVAKLRRDLGLD; from the coding sequence ATGACCGCACCCGCTCGTCTCTCTCCCGGTGACCCGGCGCCCGAGTTCACCCTGCCCACCGACACCGGTGGGGAGGTCACCCTGGCCGACCTGCGCGGCCGCAAGGTCATCCTGTACGCCTACCCGGCGGCGATGACCCCCGGCTGCACCAAGCAGGCCTGCGACTTCCGCGACTCGCTCGGCTCCCTCCAGGCCGCCGGTTACGAGGTGATCGGCATCTCCCCGGACAAGCCGGAGAAGCTGGCCAAGTTCCGCGAGCGCGACGCGATCACCTTTCCGCTGGTCGCCGACACCGACAAGGCCGTGCTGACCGCCTACGGGGCGTACGGCGAGAAGCAGTCGTACGGGCGCACGGTCACCGGGGTGATCCGTTCGACCTTCGTGATCGACGAGAACGGCAAGATCGAGCGGGCGCTCTACAACGTCAAGGCCACCGGCCATGTCGCCAAGCTGCGCCGGGACCTCGGGCTGGACTGA
- a CDS encoding MauE/DoxX family redox-associated membrane protein — translation MNRKLLPWIGLAVRLGLAAVWLYAGATKVGDLAGSGRAVHAYQVLPYEVSMVVGAVLPFVELALGVLLLLGLATRLSAGVSAALLVVFIAGIISAWSRGLAIDCGCFGTGGELPAGESPSYFPEILRDLGFLALAGFLLIWPRTAVSVDGALTGEPVEDEDE, via the coding sequence ATGAACAGGAAACTGCTGCCCTGGATCGGGCTGGCCGTCCGGCTCGGACTGGCCGCCGTCTGGCTGTACGCGGGCGCCACGAAGGTCGGTGACCTGGCCGGCTCCGGCCGGGCGGTGCACGCCTACCAGGTGCTGCCGTACGAGGTCTCCATGGTCGTCGGGGCGGTGCTGCCCTTCGTCGAACTGGCCCTCGGCGTACTGCTGCTGCTCGGGTTGGCCACCCGGCTCTCCGCCGGGGTCTCCGCGGCGCTGCTGGTGGTCTTCATCGCCGGCATCATCTCGGCCTGGTCGCGGGGGCTGGCGATCGACTGCGGCTGCTTCGGCACCGGCGGTGAGTTGCCGGCCGGGGAGAGTCCGAGCTATTTCCCGGAGATCCTCCGGGACCTGGGTTTCCTGGCATTGGCCGGGTTCCTACTGATCTGGCCCCGCACGGCCGTCTCCGTGGACGGCGCGCTGACGGGCGAACCGGTGGAGGACGAAGATGAGTAG
- the cbiQ gene encoding cobalt ECF transporter T component CbiQ, whose translation MGAGHAHVLYRESDSPVHRLPPEVKIAAMVAFTIAVVATPRTAFWAFGAYALLVAGVAALARVSPGWLLARTVIEVPFVLFAFALPVIGAGERVEVLGLGLSVEGLHGAWNILAKGTLGVWASLLLAATTTTRDLIVGLDRLRCPQVITQIATFMLRYLDVLVGEARRMRVARISRGDDPRFLWQLRGFAAGVGTLFLRAFERGERVYLAMLSRGYTGRLPTVWQGAGAAATTGQWLVAATLPLLAGTVAVTAVLLA comes from the coding sequence GTGGGTGCCGGGCACGCCCATGTGCTCTACCGGGAGTCCGACTCACCGGTGCACCGGCTGCCGCCGGAGGTGAAGATCGCGGCGATGGTGGCCTTCACGATCGCCGTGGTCGCCACCCCCCGGACGGCCTTCTGGGCCTTCGGCGCGTACGCCCTGTTGGTCGCGGGGGTGGCGGCGCTGGCCCGGGTGAGCCCCGGCTGGCTGCTGGCCCGCACGGTGATCGAGGTGCCCTTCGTGCTGTTCGCCTTCGCCCTGCCGGTCATCGGCGCGGGCGAGCGGGTCGAGGTGCTCGGGCTGGGCCTGTCCGTCGAAGGGCTGCACGGTGCCTGGAACATCCTGGCCAAGGGCACCCTGGGGGTCTGGGCCTCGCTGCTGCTGGCCGCGACCACCACCACCCGTGACCTGATCGTCGGGCTGGACCGGCTGCGCTGCCCCCAGGTCATCACCCAGATCGCCACCTTCATGCTGCGCTACCTGGACGTGCTGGTCGGCGAGGCCCGTCGGATGCGGGTGGCCCGCATCTCCCGGGGCGACGACCCCCGCTTCCTGTGGCAGTTGCGTGGCTTCGCCGCCGGTGTCGGGACCCTGTTCCTGCGCGCCTTCGAGCGCGGCGAACGGGTCTACCTGGCGATGTTGTCGCGGGGCTACACCGGCCGGCTGCCGACGGTGTGGCAGGGCGCGGGTGCGGCCGCCACCACCGGTCAGTGGCTGGTCGCGGCGACCCTGCCGCTGCTGGCCGGCACGGTCGCCGTCACCGCCGTACTGCTGGCATGA
- a CDS encoding glycosyltransferase family 87 protein produces the protein MPADPAEPRTVDVTDPGARRARRVLGALVLAAALPALYLPGRTHNFFDLKIYMSAMDWWAAGNPLYDYVQPDRVQGELYFTYPPFAALLLLPFGHLKLGATVAIFTGLTLLGVLVTTKWLLDPVIRRHRLPYLFTLAVGALFVLGVESTRETITFGQINMLLVVLILADLLFAVPRDSRWAGVGIGLAAALKLFPGIFVVYLLATRRWRAAGVATATAAGATLLAAAVAPADSWRFWTHELWATDRVGRTDYTGNQSLFGLLSRLTAPEDPSRLIWLPLVAAIVGYGLWRAVRASQAGDALTGLTLTGLVAALISPITWTHHIYWFIPAVVLLVDAILRADPYTAEGARRRRRLGAVALGTCMIIVYGVVSFYDWGIAPVPTDTPWEFLGRNAYVLLCLLLLSTLPIRTPTRTPTPPPLPSPLPLPPPLRSVDHEVGGSR, from the coding sequence GTGCCCGCCGATCCCGCCGAACCCCGTACCGTCGATGTGACCGACCCTGGTGCCCGCCGGGCCCGCCGGGTCCTCGGGGCGCTGGTGCTGGCGGCGGCGCTACCTGCGCTTTACCTGCCCGGCAGGACGCACAACTTCTTCGATCTGAAGATCTACATGTCGGCAATGGACTGGTGGGCCGCCGGCAATCCCCTCTACGACTACGTGCAGCCCGATCGGGTGCAGGGCGAGCTGTACTTCACCTATCCCCCGTTCGCCGCCCTCCTGCTGCTGCCCTTCGGTCACCTCAAGCTCGGCGCCACCGTGGCGATCTTCACCGGGCTGACCCTGTTGGGGGTGCTGGTCACCACGAAGTGGCTGCTCGATCCGGTGATCCGCCGGCACCGGCTGCCGTACCTGTTCACCCTGGCGGTGGGGGCGCTGTTCGTGCTCGGGGTGGAGAGCACCCGGGAGACCATCACCTTCGGTCAGATCAACATGCTGCTGGTGGTGCTGATCCTGGCCGACCTGCTGTTCGCCGTACCCCGGGACAGCCGGTGGGCCGGAGTGGGCATCGGGCTGGCCGCGGCGCTCAAGCTGTTCCCCGGCATCTTCGTGGTCTACCTGCTGGCCACCCGGCGGTGGCGGGCGGCAGGGGTGGCGACCGCGACCGCCGCCGGGGCGACCCTGCTGGCCGCCGCGGTCGCACCGGCGGACTCGTGGCGGTTCTGGACCCACGAACTGTGGGCCACCGACCGGGTCGGCCGCACCGACTACACCGGCAACCAGTCCCTGTTCGGGCTGCTGAGCCGACTCACCGCACCGGAGGACCCGAGCCGACTGATCTGGCTGCCGTTGGTCGCGGCCATCGTCGGGTACGGGCTGTGGCGGGCGGTACGCGCCTCCCAGGCCGGTGACGCCCTGACCGGCCTGACCCTGACCGGCCTGGTGGCGGCGTTGATCAGCCCGATCACCTGGACCCACCACATCTACTGGTTCATTCCGGCGGTGGTGCTCCTGGTCGACGCGATCCTGCGCGCCGACCCGTACACCGCCGAGGGGGCCCGCCGCCGCCGTCGACTGGGCGCCGTAGCCCTCGGCACCTGCATGATCATCGTGTACGGCGTGGTGTCCTTCTACGACTGGGGCATCGCCCCCGTACCGACGGACACCCCCTGGGAGTTCCTGGGCCGCAACGCCTACGTCCTCCTCTGCCTGCTCCTCCTGTCCACCCTCCCCATCCGCACCCCCACCCGCACCCCCACCCCACCCCCGCTCCCTTCCCCCCTCCCCCTCCCTCCCCCGCTCCGCTCCGTTGATCATGAGGTTGGCGGCAGTCGTTGA
- a CDS encoding energy-coupling factor ABC transporter ATP-binding protein, protein MPSTAPSLEVRGVRYAYPDGHLALHGVDLTVARGERVALLGPNGAGKTTLVLHLNGILTPAEGHISVGGLPVTTDRARLAEIRRRVGIVFQDPDDQLFLPTVAEDVAFGPANLGLRGAELAARVDEALAAVGMSEHRERAPHHLSFGQRRRVAVATVLAMRPEILVLDEPSSNLDPAARRELATILRALPVTLLMVTHDLPYAFELCDRSVILDGGRIVADRPTADLLGDTDLLARHRLELPFPFSPARK, encoded by the coding sequence GTGCCGTCCACCGCACCCAGCCTGGAGGTCCGGGGCGTCCGGTACGCCTACCCCGACGGCCACCTGGCCCTGCACGGGGTGGACCTGACGGTGGCCCGGGGCGAACGGGTGGCCCTGCTCGGCCCCAACGGTGCCGGCAAGACCACCCTGGTGCTACACCTCAACGGCATCCTCACCCCCGCCGAGGGCCACATCAGTGTGGGTGGGCTGCCGGTGACCACCGACCGGGCTCGGCTGGCCGAGATCCGGCGGCGGGTCGGCATCGTCTTCCAGGACCCGGACGATCAACTCTTCCTGCCCACGGTCGCCGAGGATGTCGCCTTCGGACCGGCCAACCTGGGGCTGCGCGGAGCGGAACTGGCCGCCCGGGTGGATGAGGCCCTGGCCGCGGTGGGCATGTCCGAGCATCGCGAACGGGCCCCGCACCACCTGTCCTTCGGTCAGCGGCGCCGGGTGGCGGTCGCCACCGTACTGGCCATGCGACCGGAGATCCTGGTGCTCGACGAGCCCTCGTCGAACCTCGACCCGGCCGCCCGCCGGGAACTGGCCACCATCCTGCGGGCCCTGCCGGTGACCCTGCTGATGGTCACCCACGACCTGCCGTACGCCTTCGAACTCTGCGACCGGTCGGTGATCCTGGACGGTGGGCGGATCGTGGCCGACCGGCCCACCGCCGACCTGCTCGGCGACACCGACCTGCTGGCCCGGCACCGCCTGGAACTGCCGTTCCCGTTCAGTCCCGCTCGGAAGTGA